The region ACCTTTTTGAATCTGCAATTTAAAAAATTCTTCAATATTATCAAGAATAACATCATTTATTTGTGAAATTAAACGTTTTCTGTCTGAAATTTCTCCCCCTTCTTCCATAGCAACTTTAAGTACACTGAATTCCTCATCAGAAAGGTTTAAAAGTCCAAAAAAGTTATCTTTAAGATATTGCTCGATGCTTATATCCTCATCAAAGCTGAATATTTCTTCCATTTTGTTTAAAAACAATTCCATATAATGATCTTTGGTAATATCTACCAGATTCTGCTTGTTATTGAACTTTCTGAATATAGTTACTTCATTAACACCGGCTTCAGCTGCAATCTTTTTAGTTGTTACCTTATCAATACCATCCTTTCGAATAAGCCTAAATGTAGCTGAAATGATTTTATCCTCAGTACTTTCAGTCTGAATATTCATAATTATAAATATTAATCATATATAATTTAAAGTTGTCTATTTTAAATTGAATTTAGATTACTGCCTGAATTGCATCATACAATAAGTATAAGGCTCCAAAAATCACCAGTACAGCAAATATTTTAGGAATATGCCTTGTTTTTGATATCAGCCTTTCCAAATTAATTTTTGAAATGAAGAGACTTAATATGAATAATGTTAAAGCAAAACCCATACAATAGATAATTATGTTTAAAAC is a window of uncultured Methanobrevibacter sp. DNA encoding:
- a CDS encoding TetR/AcrR family transcriptional regulator, producing the protein MNIQTESTEDKIISATFRLIRKDGIDKVTTKKIAAEAGVNEVTIFRKFNNKQNLVDITKDHYMELFLNKMEEIFSFDEDISIEQYLKDNFFGLLNLSDEEFSVLKVAMEEGGEISDRKRLISQINDVILDNIEEFFKLQIQKGEIKDINPRALSIMCFGVTFQSIVLWKVYNKTPSVETEQYFQEYINIIFNGIKE